In Cicer arietinum cultivar CDC Frontier isolate Library 1 chromosome 7, Cicar.CDCFrontier_v2.0, whole genome shotgun sequence, the genomic window ATTGTTTGTGTGATATGCTTTGTATTGGCATTGAAGCGTAAGAGAAACGAGAGTTAGATAATCTCTGGTAATTTGGTCTGATTCCTCGTTTGTGTGATATGCTTTGTATTGGCATTGAAACGTAAGAGAAACGAGAGTTATTGGCATTAACTGCCTCTAATTTGTGTGATATGCTTTTGTTTGTTTCTTGATGATATTTAGTACTTGACCAATGAAAATAACCATTTTTTATACTAACGATTTATGTCTTGGGGACTCTTTTATTAGTTGTGGATGGTCATATTAAGCGACCACAAGATGAAGACATACAATCCAATGTACTGGAAATAATTGGATCGAATATTCAGTCAACATACATTACGTGCCCGGCTGACCCTGCTGCTACACTTGGTATAAAACTTCCATTCTTGGTTATCATTGTCAAGAATCTAAAGAAGTTCTTCACATTTGAGATTCATGTTCTGGATGATAAGAACGTCAGACGACGATTTCGTGCTTCTAATTTCCAAGTGTGTAAGTCTGCCCATGCCTGTGTTTCTTGTAGGATTGCCAACATCTTGCAGATGTTTAATTTCTTCCATCTCATCCTACGGAGAATTTTGATTTTGTGACTAGTAACACATAACACATTTGCAATTACATGATTcgtttttgttgaaataaaatCTGAATAATTGTATCACAAATATCGTGATGTCATTTCTACCCAAATTGCTGTCAACGTGCCAGTGTTTTTCAAATATCAACCATGGCAGTTTTTTTGACAACCACCATGACCAATTTGTGAAGGATAGCAGCGCCATGGCGTTTTATGGCGTCTATATATGTTGGATTTTTTTGCTTTTTGCCATTGTCTGCCATCCGCCATTAATAACTCTGCAATTTGCTTTCATGTCATAGGGTGTCACTCGAGTAAAGCCCTACATTTGCACTATGCCACTGAAATTGGATGAGGGTTGGAATCAAATCCAGTTCAACCTGGCCGATTTTACCAAACGAGCATATGGTACCAATTATGTGGAAACACTGCGAGTTCAGGTCCATGCAAATTGTCGCCTGAGAAGGATATACTTTGCTGATCGTCTGTACTCTGAAGAGGAACTCCCACCAGAGTTCAAATTGTACCTTCCAATGCAGGTAAGAGATGCTTGCATACGAACTAGTctttttgtttatcttttcGTCTCAATTGCATGCCAAGTTTCACCTTGTATTGTTCATAATGCAGAAACCATGAGACTGTCATGGGAGGATGGAATTGAAGCCACAAGATGGTCGGATGTTATGCGTAGTTCTGCATCGACTTCATTGCGCTAAATTTTTAACTCTCTTATGCCAGAAGAAGTTTTTGCAACTGCTCTTTTTCCTTTCAGTCAGATTAAGTTGTAGGATGTTGTGATGCGTTTATGTAATATTTAGCTCAATTTTATTGGTGCTCTgtgcttttatttttattatgacttACCAAAGAAAGAGGGTCGATATGTTTTGAATGCCAGAGAAAATAGGTGCTTGATTCCTGGTTATAGTGTTGTACTATGTGGATTAAGGACCCATTTATTATGGATTTATAAATGGTAAGAAATAGTTTTTGTTAGAATTATTCAGCTGAATAACTCTTTATTATTGAATTTCAGTGAACTAATTGTCAAATTAATCGTTTTTATTGAagtttgtaaaattttataaaatt contains:
- the LOC101507348 gene encoding uncharacterized protein, producing the protein MFKNTFQSGFLSILYSLGSKPLQIWDKEVVDGHIKRPQDEDIQSNVLEIIGSNIQSTYITCPADPAATLGIKLPFLVIIVKNLKKFFTFEIHVLDDKNVRRRFRASNFQGVTRVKPYICTMPLKLDEGWNQIQFNLADFTKRAYGTNYVETLRVQVHANCRLRRIYFADRLYSEEELPPEFKLYLPMQKP